Proteins co-encoded in one Halorussus lipolyticus genomic window:
- a CDS encoding NRDE family protein has protein sequence MCTLILAWQVFDGTPIAAAANRDEATDRPSRPPGVLDRDPTVVAPQDDEAGGTWIGYNDAGVFVGVTNRRTDIEGERSRGLLVRDALAQSSAAEAASFVRNELADREYAGFNLVIADADEAGLLEWDGVLRTTHFNPGVHVVVNEGYNGAAAKAARIQQSARAMPEMTAEEWLDRAVGVLRDHDVGACVHGDGYGTRSSSLVAIDAADDGRYWFADGKPCETDYAVVSADESAQSDADDADGQF, from the coding sequence GTGTGTACCCTCATCCTCGCGTGGCAGGTCTTCGACGGCACTCCGATAGCCGCGGCGGCGAACCGCGACGAAGCCACCGACCGGCCCTCACGACCGCCGGGGGTCCTCGACCGGGACCCGACCGTGGTCGCGCCGCAGGACGACGAGGCCGGCGGGACGTGGATAGGCTACAACGACGCGGGCGTGTTCGTCGGCGTCACGAACCGCCGGACCGACATCGAGGGCGAGCGTTCGCGGGGCCTGCTGGTCCGGGACGCACTGGCCCAGTCCAGCGCGGCCGAGGCCGCGTCGTTCGTCCGCAACGAACTCGCCGACCGGGAGTACGCCGGGTTCAACCTCGTCATCGCCGACGCCGACGAGGCCGGACTGCTGGAGTGGGACGGCGTTTTGCGAACCACCCACTTCAATCCCGGCGTCCACGTCGTCGTCAACGAGGGCTACAACGGGGCCGCCGCGAAGGCGGCACGCATCCAGCAGTCCGCCCGCGCGATGCCCGAGATGACTGCCGAGGAGTGGCTTGACCGCGCTGTCGGCGTCCTGCGCGACCACGATGTCGGGGCCTGCGTCCACGGTGATGGGTACGGCACCCGGTCCTCGTCGCTGGTCGCCATCGACGCCGCCGACGACGGACGCTACTGGTTCGCCGACGGCAAGCCCTGCGAGACCGATTACGCGGTCGTCTCGGCCGACGAGTCGGCGCAATCAGATGCTGACGACGCGGACGGTCAGTTTTAA
- a CDS encoding helix-turn-helix transcriptional regulator: MAVSEKDLTEAERAGLELVRESGGIHQSDFWKELGVDSRKGSRIVESLYDKGLVQREETIYEGHNTYLITPAARDLDFSLLMAGDMLSPFIGEEEVDAESDAFSQWIMNLAYSE; this comes from the coding sequence ATGGCAGTATCCGAGAAGGACCTCACCGAGGCGGAGCGCGCGGGTCTCGAACTCGTCCGGGAGTCCGGCGGCATCCACCAGAGCGACTTCTGGAAGGAGTTGGGCGTCGATTCCCGGAAGGGGAGTCGCATCGTGGAATCGCTGTACGACAAGGGTCTCGTCCAGCGCGAGGAGACCATCTACGAGGGACACAACACCTATCTCATCACCCCCGCGGCGCGTGACCTCGACTTCTCGCTTCTGATGGCCGGGGACATGCTCTCGCCGTTCATCGGCGAGGAGGAAGTTGACGCCGAAAGCGACGCCTTCTCGCAGTGGATTATGAACCTCGCGTACAGCGAGTAA
- a CDS encoding universal stress protein, with amino-acid sequence MSVPDEPKVLVPLAVLEGESLAPALVEALSGVPVELVGYHEIPEQTAPGQARMQFEERMQSELADLVAMFEEAGGRVETRMVFTHEPKQTFERVAVEESCDAVLLNNPATEIADVLVPLRGEVNVERVIALVAGVLEATGADVTLYHVAESDDEREAGQELVNRAREALVESGIAADRIAEEIVVSETPIKTLVATAGEADLVVMGESKPSVRELFFGEVSEQVSTQSVTPALVVRRLPAVETDSDAEKDESADEEATGESD; translated from the coding sequence ATGAGCGTCCCCGACGAACCCAAAGTGTTGGTCCCGCTGGCGGTGCTGGAGGGCGAAAGCCTCGCTCCCGCGCTGGTCGAGGCCCTGTCTGGCGTCCCAGTCGAGTTGGTCGGCTATCACGAAATCCCGGAGCAGACCGCGCCGGGACAGGCCCGGATGCAGTTCGAGGAGCGAATGCAGTCCGAACTGGCCGACCTCGTGGCGATGTTCGAGGAGGCGGGCGGCCGGGTCGAGACCCGGATGGTGTTCACCCACGAACCGAAACAGACCTTCGAGCGCGTGGCGGTCGAGGAGTCCTGCGACGCCGTCCTGCTGAACAACCCGGCGACCGAAATCGCGGACGTGCTGGTCCCGCTCCGGGGCGAGGTCAACGTCGAGCGCGTGATTGCGCTGGTGGCCGGCGTCCTCGAAGCCACCGGGGCCGACGTGACGCTCTATCACGTCGCCGAGTCGGACGACGAGCGCGAGGCCGGGCAGGAACTCGTGAATCGGGCCAGAGAGGCGCTGGTCGAGTCGGGCATCGCCGCCGACAGAATCGCCGAGGAGATTGTGGTCTCGGAGACGCCAATCAAGACGCTCGTGGCGACGGCGGGCGAGGCCGATTTGGTCGTGATGGGCGAGAGCAAGCCCTCAGTCCGGGAACTGTTCTTCGGCGAGGTGTCCGAACAGGTATCGACCCAATCGGTGACGCCCGCGCTGGTGGTCCGGCGACTGCCCGCGGTGGAGACGGACTCCGACGCGGAAAAAGACGAGTCGGCCGACGAAGAAGCGACCGGAGAATCCGACTGA
- a CDS encoding APC family permease — MSDPAEPTPEPSPPADEVTEEGIHPEEGETTDEATVHEGGVELERTIGLGGGIAIGVGTMIGAGIFVFPGLAAGEAGPAAALSFAIGAVIALLVALPTAELATAMPRSGGGYYFVSRAMGAAFGAVVGLSVWLGLVFASAFYLVGFGQYAVATLAEVGVSFGGIGPVTPLALVFGALLTTVSITGTENAAKFQNAVVGLLIVVLVGFLTYGVFDALGVFGRESAPETFLPFGPFPVITTAALVFTSYLGFAQVATVAGEIKSPSRNLPLAMVGSVVAVGALYVVTIFVATSAFGSARLAAFGETAIVAVARELLGNAGAVAILLAGLLATVSSANASILSSSRALYALSRDALVPRRASEVNLRWGTPHVALLLAGGPVLLLVAIGRVEVLAEVASFLHLVMYGLICVALIRLRRSDPEWYDPSFTVPGYPLVPVLGAIASFGLLAFMQPLSQVVGVSIMVGAGVWYQVYASDVQLRGAL; from the coding sequence ATGAGCGACCCCGCAGAACCGACTCCTGAACCCTCTCCTCCGGCAGACGAGGTTACAGAAGAAGGAATCCACCCCGAGGAGGGCGAAACCACAGACGAGGCCACCGTCCACGAGGGCGGCGTCGAACTGGAGCGCACCATCGGTCTCGGCGGGGGTATCGCCATCGGCGTGGGGACGATGATAGGCGCGGGTATCTTCGTCTTTCCCGGTCTCGCGGCTGGAGAGGCAGGCCCGGCCGCGGCGCTGTCGTTCGCCATCGGGGCCGTCATCGCCCTGCTGGTGGCCCTGCCGACCGCCGAGTTGGCGACCGCGATGCCCCGGAGCGGCGGGGGCTACTACTTCGTCTCGCGGGCGATGGGGGCCGCGTTCGGGGCCGTCGTCGGCCTGAGCGTCTGGTTGGGACTCGTCTTCGCCTCGGCGTTCTACCTCGTCGGGTTCGGCCAGTACGCGGTGGCCACGCTGGCCGAGGTGGGCGTCTCCTTCGGGGGTATCGGGCCGGTGACGCCGCTGGCGTTGGTGTTCGGCGCGCTCCTGACCACGGTCAGCATCACCGGGACCGAGAACGCCGCGAAGTTCCAGAACGCGGTGGTCGGTCTCCTCATCGTGGTCCTCGTCGGGTTTCTGACCTACGGCGTCTTCGACGCGCTCGGGGTGTTCGGCCGGGAGTCCGCGCCCGAGACCTTCCTGCCCTTCGGGCCGTTTCCGGTGATAACGACCGCCGCGTTGGTATTTACCTCGTATCTGGGCTTCGCGCAGGTGGCGACCGTCGCGGGCGAGATTAAGTCGCCCTCTCGGAATCTGCCCTTGGCGATGGTCGGCTCTGTGGTGGCAGTCGGGGCGCTCTACGTCGTGACAATCTTCGTGGCGACCAGCGCGTTCGGGAGTGCGAGGCTTGCGGCGTTCGGCGAGACGGCCATCGTCGCGGTGGCGCGGGAGTTGCTGGGGAACGCGGGTGCGGTCGCTATCCTACTGGCGGGCCTGTTGGCTACCGTGTCGAGCGCGAACGCCTCTATTCTGAGTTCGTCGCGGGCGCTCTACGCCCTGAGTCGGGACGCGCTGGTCCCCCGGCGGGCGAGCGAGGTCAACCTTCGGTGGGGGACTCCTCACGTCGCGCTCCTGTTGGCGGGAGGACCGGTCCTCCTGCTGGTCGCCATCGGTCGGGTCGAGGTGCTGGCCGAGGTGGCCTCGTTCCTCCATCTGGTGATGTACGGTCTCATCTGTGTTGCGCTGATTCGCCTGCGGCGCTCGGACCCCGAGTGGTACGACCCCTCGTTCACGGTGCCGGGGTATCCCCTCGTGCCGGTTCTGGGCGCGATAGCGAGTTTCGGACTTCTCGCGTTCATGCAACCCCTCTCACAGGTCGTGGGCGTCAGTATCATGGTCGGCGCTGGCGTATGGTATCAGGTGTACGCCTCTGACGTGCAACTGCGGGGTGCGCTATGA
- the gatA gene encoding Asp-tRNA(Asn)/Glu-tRNA(Gln) amidotransferase subunit GatA — MSADNIFITEETIEGDDDGLLADKTIAVKDNISTEGVRTTCASEMLEDYVPPYDATVVEALKDAGATIVGKANMDEFGMGSTTETSAFGPAPNPVAEGHVPGGSSGGSAAAVAAGEADLALGSDTGGSIRNPAAFCGVVGIKPTYGLVSRYGLVAYANSLEQIGPLAPTVEEAAELLDVISGPDEHDATTREEGEDSDYASAATGDVEGTTIGVPTELVEGADEGVKERFEETLDDLREQGATVEEVSLPSVEHAVEAYYVIAMSEASSNLARFDGVRYGQSGGFDGNWNEAFSNSREAFGEEVKRRILLGTYALSAGYHDKYYKQAQDARAWVKQDFDEAFESVDVLASPTMPTPPFEMGDSLDDPLQMYLADANTVPVNLADLPAISVPAGETDGLPVGIQFIGPAFGEDEIIRVGSAVEQ; from the coding sequence GCGCCTCCGAGATGCTCGAAGACTACGTGCCGCCCTACGACGCCACCGTGGTCGAAGCCCTGAAAGACGCGGGCGCGACCATCGTCGGCAAGGCCAACATGGACGAGTTCGGCATGGGTTCGACCACCGAAACCTCGGCATTCGGCCCAGCGCCCAACCCGGTTGCCGAGGGCCACGTCCCCGGTGGCTCCTCGGGCGGAAGCGCCGCGGCAGTCGCCGCCGGCGAGGCCGACCTCGCGCTCGGTAGCGACACCGGTGGCTCCATCCGCAACCCGGCCGCCTTCTGCGGCGTCGTCGGCATCAAGCCCACCTACGGACTCGTCTCGCGCTACGGATTGGTCGCCTACGCCAACAGCCTCGAACAAATCGGCCCGCTCGCGCCGACTGTCGAGGAGGCCGCCGAACTCTTGGACGTAATCAGCGGTCCCGACGAACACGACGCCACGACCCGCGAGGAAGGCGAAGACAGCGACTACGCCAGCGCCGCCACGGGCGACGTGGAGGGCACCACCATCGGCGTCCCCACCGAACTCGTGGAGGGTGCAGACGAGGGCGTGAAAGAACGCTTCGAGGAGACGCTGGACGACCTCCGCGAACAGGGCGCGACCGTCGAGGAGGTCTCGCTCCCCTCGGTCGAACACGCGGTGGAAGCCTACTACGTGATTGCGATGTCGGAGGCCTCCTCGAACCTCGCACGCTTCGACGGCGTGCGCTACGGCCAATCGGGCGGGTTCGACGGCAACTGGAACGAGGCCTTCAGCAACTCCCGAGAGGCCTTCGGCGAGGAGGTCAAGCGCCGCATCCTGCTTGGCACCTACGCCCTTTCTGCTGGCTACCACGACAAGTACTACAAGCAGGCTCAGGACGCCCGAGCGTGGGTCAAGCAGGACTTCGACGAGGCCTTCGAGTCGGTGGACGTGCTGGCGAGTCCGACCATGCCGACCCCGCCGTTCGAGATGGGCGACAGTCTGGACGACCCGCTTCAGATGTATCTCGCCGACGCGAACACCGTCCCGGTGAATCTGGCCGACCTCCCTGCGATTTCGGTGCCTGCGGGCGAGACAGACGGGCTTCCGGTCGGGATTCAGTTCATCGGCCCGGCGTTCGGCGAGGACGAGATTATCCGCGTCGGAAGTGCAGTAGAGCAGTAG